The DNA region TCATTGGGGGTACAGAGGAAAAAGGTATAACGGGTTCGGGTTTGGTAGATGCTATAGCGGTAATGCTGGATTTGGAGGTATTAGATAAAACAGGAAGAATGAGAAAAAATGAGTTTAACGTAGGAAAGGTGAGGATAACCCAAAAAGATATAAGAGAGTTTCAATTGGCAAAGTCTGCTATAAGGGCTGGAATAGAGGTATTACTTAATAAAGCTGATATTACCTATGAAGATCTCGATAGAATATATGTGGCAGGAACCTTTGGAAATTACATTAATTTAGAGAATGCTATTAAAGTAGGGCTTTTACCTCCTATTGAAATTAAAAAATTTGTTATTTCAGGGAATACAGCTTTAATGGGCGCAGAGATATTGCTTCTTAATAAGGAGTTAATAGAAGAAGCAGAGGAGATAATTAAAAAAGTTAAATATATAGATTTATCGTTATCCTCTGAGTTTCAAGAGTTATTTGTGAAATTTATAGGGTGGGGTTAGAACATGATGATTTCTGAAAAGAAGAGACTTGTAATTCCTCTTTTAGGAGCTCCAGGAATTAAACTTACAGGTACTACTCTTAAGCAAAATTTAATTGATCCCTCCATTCAATTTAAAACCCTTTATAAAATTTTAGAGAGATTTAATCCTGATGGAATCTTTCCCTTTATGGATCTTACTGTGGAAGCAGAAGCTTTAGGATTAAAAATTGATTTTCCAGAAAATGAGAATCCATCAGTAAGAGAACATCCTATAAAAGATAGGGAGGCTTTAGCTGAGTTAAAAAGAAAATGGAATGGTATTTCTGGAAGAATGAAAGTTTTTATAAAAGTCTGTGAGATGATGGTAAAGGAGTTTGATAGAATTAAAGGAGGATATGTTATTGGTCCCTTTACTCTTGCTGGAGAGCTTATGGGTGTAAATGATTTAGGGATTAATGTATTAGAGGAGCCAGAGTTTGTTAAAGAGGTTGTGGAATTTACTACAAAGGTGATTTTAGAATATGCTAAGGTCCTTTTTGAGACAGGAATAGATGTAGTTGCAGTCCTAGAACCTACAGCGGTAATTCTTTCTCCTCAGCTTTTTAAAGAGTTCTCAATGAAATATTTCAAATATCTTTCCTCAGAGATTAAGAGACCTCTTATTTATCATATATGTGGGAATACTAAACACTTGATTGAGGATATGGGTAAAAGTGGCGCTTGGGGATTAAGTCTTGATAGTGCTGTGGATTTAAAATGGGCATCTGAGATTGTTCCTTCGAAGGTAAATTTGATAGGTAATTTGGATCCTGTAGGGGTGTTTTTGCAGGGAAGTCCTGAGATGGTGTATGAGAGAACTTGGAAACTCCTGGAAAGGATGAAAGATGTGGAGAATTTTATATTAAGTTCTGGATGTGATATTCCTGTGGGGACCCCTCTTGAGAATATTGATGCATTTATGCAAGCTGCTAAAAATTTTTGAGTAGTTATTGAAAAACTCCGACGATTTTGGTATTATATCTGATAAATTTTATGGTTTTGAGGAGGTGATGAAATTGTTATGGATCATGCCTTGCCCGAAAAGGGCGGTTCATATAGAAGCAAACATATCAAAATTCGAAAAAGGGAGGTATAGAGAATGGCAAAGACAATTGAGGAAATAAATGAGAAGATCCGCCAGGGTAAGGCAGTGGTGGTTACTGCCGAAGAGATGATTGATATTGTGAGAGAAAAAGGAGTAGAAAAAGCTGCAAAGGAAGTTGATGTGGTAACAACGGGAACTTTTGGTATTATGTGTTCATCGGGAATATATTTTAACATAGGACATACAAAACCAAAAATAAAACTTGGTGGAGGAAGGGTTTATTTAAATGGTGTTCCAGCTTATGCAGCATACGCAGCAGTGGATCTTTTCCTTGGAGCAAATGCTCTTCCCGATGATGATCCCAGAAATAAATATTATCCTGGTGATTTTGAGTATGGTGGTGGACATGTAATAGAGGATCTTGTTTCAGGAAAAGAAATAAGAATCACCGCTCAAGCTTATGGCACTGATTGTTACCCAAGAAAATTTCTTGATGCATATATAACTATACATGATTTGAATGAAGCAGTGCTTTTTAATATAAGAAACGCTTATCAAAACTATAATGTAGCTGTAAATTCATCAGATAAGACTATATATACCTACCTAGGAATGCTGAAGCCCCGCTTTGGGAATGCTAATTATAGCAGTGCAGGACAACTCTCTCCCCTATTAAATGATCCTTACTATAAAACCATAGGAATAGGCACAAGAATATTTCTTGGAGGAGGAATAGGATACGTAGCTTGGCATGGGACTCAACATAATCCGAATGTAGAGAGAACGGAAAGAGGAATACCAAAGGGGGGCGCAGGAACTCTTGCAGTAATAGGAGATTTGAAACAAATGAGTAGTGAATGGCTTAGAGGCGTTAGCATGAAGGGATATGGCGTGTCTCTTGCAGTGGGAATTGGAGTTCCTATTCCTATTTTAAATGAGGAAATTGCTTTTTACACTTCTGTAAGTGATGAGGATATATTAGCCCCTGTAGTGGATTATGCTACAGCCTATCCAAATAGAGAATCGGACGTTATAGCTTATGTAACCTATAAGGAATTGAGAAGTGGAGAAATAGAATTGTTTGGCAAAAAAGTTCCTACAAGTCCTCTTTCTAGCTATTTTAAGGCAAGAAGAATTGCTGAAATTCTTAAAGAATGGATTAAAGAAGGTAAATTCTTACTTACTTCTCCATCTGCCCCAATTCCTGGAGTTGAGTCAGGAATCAAATTTAAACCCTTTAGCGGGAAAGAGGTATTGGAGGAGGTGGAGAAGAGATGAGAACTGAAAGGATTGTCTTACACTTTCCTAAAGAGCTTGCAGATAAACCCATAATTGTAAACTTGGTGAAGAAGTTTGATCTTGATTTTAATATATTGAAAGCCACCATTACTCCTGATGCAGAAGGGGTTATGGTTTTGGAAATATCAGGAGAAGACGATAATTTTTTAAAGGGTATAGAGTATTTAAAAGATCTTGGAGTATCTATACAGCCCTTGTCTAAGGATGTGATATGGCTTGAAGAAAAGTGTGTCCATTGTGGGTATTGTGTAAGTTATTGTCCGACAAAGGCCTTGTATAGAAATGAGAAGACATTGATGGTTGGTTTTGATTCTCAAAAGTGTACCGCATGCGGAGTATGTATAGAGATTTGTCCATATAATGCTATGGAGATGAAAATTTTTGTATAAAATTAAGACTTGATGAAATAAAATGGGGGAGATGGTTTTTACTTTCTCCCCCATTTTCAATTGTGGAAATGTCATCGGATAAGTATATAGAGAGAACCTATAGAAAATATATGAGAGCTCCTGACCTTGTGTCTTTTCAGGTAAAGGTACAAGAGAGTGATCTATACATTCTTGCTAAAAAAGATCTAAGAAAAGAGGCAGAAAAACTTTTAATATTTTATAGAAGACAGATTGAAGACTATATTTTAAAAGATCCAGTATTTAAATTAACCTTGACTCCTTATAAACCCAAAGGTAACGCTCCTGAGATAGTAAAGGAAATGAGTTTTTGGTCAGAAAAGGCAGGAGTTGGTCCTATGGCTTCGGTGGCTGGAGCTATAGCAGAGTACATAGGAAAAGAGCTTTTGAATTATTCTGACGAAATTATTGTGGAAAACGGTGGAGATATATTCATCTCTACAAAGAGAGAGAGAAAAGTAGCTATATTTGCTGGTGAATCACCTTGGAGTAACAAAATAGGTGTTTTAATTCCTCCTGGAACAACCTTTGGAGTATGTACATCGTCAGGAACGGTTGGTCCTTCCTTAAGTTTTGGAGTGGCTGATGCGGTAATGATTGTGTCCCCTTCAGCAATTTTTTCAGATGCCTTAGCAACAACCCTTGGAAATATGATTAAAACTGATAAAGATATAGAAGTTGCTCTTGAATTTGCCCAAAGGTTTCCCGAAGTAATACAGGTAGTAATAGTTTATGGTAAACATCTTGGTGTATGGGGAAATCTCAAACTTATAAGATTGTAATTATACAATCTCAATTATAACTTGTACGTTATCTTCAGGAGTATTTATATCTACAAGTTTTCCTCTAAAATCAGGGTCATTAACGAGGTTTTCTATCTCTTCAGGAGATATTTCTACTTTTTCTCCATACTTTTCAGCATAGGTGTTAGCAAACTTTAATCCCCACTTTAATAAGGAAAGAGGTACATTTATATTTACAATATTCTTACCATTTTCAATAACGTTTACTCTTAAATATCTTTTCTCCTTTTTACTAGTTTCCTCCAATGTTTTTATTAGTTCTTCTGCTTCGTCAGCTTTTATTCTTCCTTCTTCTACAAGTTTTAAAATTTTATATCTCTCTTCTTTCATCCTTAAACTCCTCCTTTTTTTAGGGAATATCAACTTTAGACCAATATACACAAAAATTAGGGGCCATAATTTCCATAAATCCTTCAGTAAAGGGATATCAAAATTGTTCGCTAAAAGAGATAGCCCTAAAATTATTAATACAACACTCCAAAATATCTTATTAAACATCTTCTCCCTCCTCTAAAATTTTCAGAGCATCCTGTACAGTTATTTCTCCTCTTTCAAGTTTGTTTATAATCCATTTTACTTTATCCTTAGGTTCTTCCTCTTCCTCAGAAAGAAGTCCAAGTTTCTTGAGAATACTATCTAATTTACTTCTTACCGTAGGATAGGAAAGCTTTAAAATTCTTTCCATTTCCTTAACATTTCCTCGGGTTTTTAAGAACAATTCTAAGAATTCAAGCTCTTCTTGAGGAAGACTTGCTAAGCGGTTTACCCAAAATTCACCCTCTATGGTAATTTTACAATTAGGGCATTCAAGCTTTTTAATTACCATTTCATTACCGCATATAGGACATCTTGGTAATGGATGTGGCATTCCCTTCCTCCTTTAAAATTTCTATGAATAAGTTTATAAAATTTAAAATAAAAAATCAATATATTGAAAAAAGAAATTTTAAAAAATAAAAAATTTTACTCTGAGCGCAAAGCTTGAATGGGATCTAAATTTGCTGCTCTCATGGCAGGTAAAACTCCAAAGATGAGCCCAATAAAAAGGGAAAATAGAAAGCCTAAAATTAGGGTTGAGTAAGAGAGATTATAAGGTACCTCAAATCTGGATAGTATTTCTCCTGTGATGATAGATAGGCCTATTCCAAGGGTTCCACCAATCATTCCTAAAAATCCAGATTCGGTTAAAAATTGTATAAGAATATCTTTCTTCTTCGCTCCAATTGCTTTTCTAATTCCTATCTCTTTATATCTTTCCGTTACAGAAACCAGCATTATATTCATGATACCTATTCCTCCCACAATAAGGGAGATAGCTGCTATTCCAGCAAGGGTTAAAGTCAGTATGTTTAATATATCGTTCATAGCAGAGAGTAAATCTTCTTGCTTTGCAATGACAAAATTTAATTTTCCTCTTCTTTGCTTTAGGACAAATATCAATTTTTGTCTATATATTTCTATGTTTTTGCTATCTCTGACTTGTACGATAAGGAAATTCAAAATTTGGTCACCTTTTAACATCAAAGCAGTAGTTAGGGGGATTATTATTCTTGAGTCTAAATCTCCTAAGCTTTGATTATATCCTCTCTCTTTTAAGACGCCTATTATTCGAAAGTTGTGATCTCCAATTTTTATTATTTTATTTATGGCTTCCTTGTAATTAATGGCTATGTTTTTTGCTACCTTAGGTCCTACAATACATACTTTCTCTTTTGCATTTTGCTCATAGGAAGTAAAAAATCTTCCCTCACTTATGGAATCTCTGTTTATTAAGAGTCCATCATTATCAGTACCATGAACAGTAGCTTCAAGGGGAAAGATTTGGTAGTAAACATTGTAGTAAGAGGATATTAAAGAAGAAACTAATAATTCATTTTTAAAGAGAGCCCTTAGATATAATAGGTCATTATAATTAAATAGCTGAGGTATTCCTCTTCTTGTCCTTTGTATTTGTATGGAAGTGAAAGTTCCTCCAGTTTCCAAAGCCGATGGAAATATTATTAAGGTATTACTACCAAGATTTTCTATTATTTGAAGAGTTTGATTTTTAGCGCCCTCTCCTATAGATATGAGGAGTACCACAGAAAATACTCCAATGATTATTCCTAATATGGTTAAAAAAGACCTAAGCTTGTTAGATTTCAAGGAATAAAGAGCTAATTTTAAGTTTTCCTTAAGCTGTGTCTTCATTTTATGCTATTTTCTATTTTTACTTTCATATTATTTGAGATCTTATCAATAGGTGATATTATTACAAGGTCTCCCTCTCTTAGTCCTTCTTTTATCTCAATCTCATCAAGGGTCATATCTCCAATCATGATTTCTTTCTCTTTTGCTCTTCCATTTTCATATAGATATACATAGGTTTTTCCCTCCTTAAAGGTTATGGCATTTAAGGGAATAGTAAGAATATTCTTCTTTTCTCCGATATTTATGGTGGCTGAAATGGTCATTCCTTCCACAACCATTTCTCCCAATTGGGGAAGAGGGATATAGATTTCATATGAATAGGTCCCATCTTTGTTTAGAGATGGAATTTTGCTTATAGAGGCAACTTTTCCTTCCCATGGGTTTTGATCAAGGGCATCCACATTAACTACCGCCTTTTGCCCCTCTTTAATCTTTAAAATATTATTTTCATCCACTTTTAATATGGCATTCAATGAAGTGGGGTCAATTACAATAAAAGCTGGATTATTTTGAGGCAAAGATAAGTTAAACATATTAAGTAAATTTGCGAAGTTTCCTAAAAGATTATTTAAATTTAAGTTGTTTTGAGAGGCCTGTACTGTTTCTAATGGAGAAATATTGATCTTTGCAATAATCCCATTTATGGGAGATCTTATTATCCTTTCTTCATACAGTTTGTTTAAAGATTCATAATATGACTCCAAGGTTTTTATCTGATCTTGACTTATCTTAATTTCTGATTGGGGATTAAAGGTACTAAAGGCACTGCTGATTTTAGCAAGTTCAATTATATTTTTAATCTGTTCTATTTGTTTTTTTAGATCTTCTGCATCTATTATTGCTAAAACTTCTCCTTTTTTCACCTTATCTCCTGGTTTTACTCTTACTTCTCTAACGGTTCCTGAGATCTTTGGATAAATCTCTATTTTCCTTAGAAAGGAAAGATTACCACTTAAGTTAATGGTTAAATTCAAATTTTTTCGGTTAACTCTTTCTACTTTTACGGAAAGAGTATTGTTTAATTTATAGAAAATAGTTAAAGCTAGTGCTATGATTATAAAAACTACTATCAATATTCTTTTCATATTCTACTTCCCATCTTCTATTTTTTCTAAAAATTCTTTCAAGAATTCCAAATATCCTTTAGTATATCCTGCAAAATTTTCTAAATTACGAAGAATAATTTTATCATATTCTTCTTTAAGAGTAGAATTATTTCCTTTAAACAATTCTTTTGGAGCCTTATAATTTTTAGTGTTGTTAATGCCCGGAAAATACTTTGATTGAATTTCAAATAATTTTCCTGCATCATTTCTTGCTGTCCATGCTGCTTTAATTCCTGCTTCCTCAGGATTTTCTATTTTATAGGGTTTTGCTTTCTTTAAGGTATCAATATATAAGGGATTTTGATTTAAGATTTGATATTCTTGGTAATCTTCAAGGGTATAGTGGTGATTTTCTCCTTGAGCAATTACTTTATCAAGATTAAAGATATTTTTAATTACATTTCCAAGGGGCATAGGATAGGCATGAAAGGGTTGAGTTAGGTCTTGGAGATAATGGAGACTGTAGGCAAAGAATCTAAATCCCCAATAATAATCTTTCTTTTGAAAAGCTTCCTTTGCTAAGTTCCAGAAATGTATTATCCTTTTTGGAGCTTCCCCCAGTTTTAATGCTCCTCCAAGGGCAATGTAGTATTGGTGTCTCCATCCTGAGCTTCCTCCTGTGAGTTTTTGCATGGAATTTAAGTTGATGTTATCATCCATACCATTGTCTGGTTCTATTACATATCTTGTAATAATTGTTATAGCATCTATGGTATCTCCTATTTTTTCTCCCCTATAAGGTATGGCATAGGCTGGATTATAGGGCGAAGGATCGTTATAGGTATACGGTGTAACTTTTATTTTATTATATTTTCCAAGCCATGGATAATCTTTCAATATGAGCTCTGTCATTTCTCTGTGAGCTGACCAAGAGAAAATTGGAGAAATTAAAACAAGAAGTAAAATTCCTAAAAAGATAATTCTTTTTCTCATAGATTTAACCTCCTTTATACTACTCTCTCACCTGTACTTTTTTTAAAAAGATAAATCCTCTTTGGTAGAGAGAAAGATATATTTTCTCCACAACGGTATATTTCTCCTGATTTAATCTCAATTTTTATGGAAGTGTTATCTTCTAATTGTATGTGTAATATTTTAGAAGGATCTGCCGGAGTACCATCAATAAAATATATCTCGCCTTTAATATCTCCATCGGGATTTATTAGTACATCCCTCCCATGAAATCCTAAAAGATATTCTCCATCTTCTATTGGTTTTTCTAAGGGTATACCCTTGTTTCTCCATATAATCTGAGAGTTAATTACTTTTACTTCTATCAAATTCATGGAAGGTTTTCCAAAAAAAGATGCTACAAAGGCATTTTGTGGATTATTTGCTATTTCATCATAGGTCCCTATTTGAATTATTTCTCCATTATTCATGATTCCTATGAGATCTCCTATACTTATTGCCTCGGTCTGGTCATGGGTTACATACACAGAGGTTGTATTAAACATTACAAGAAGCCTTTTTAGTTGAGCTCTTGTAATAACCCTAAGTTTTGCGTCAAGATTAGAGAGAGGTTCATCAAAGAGCATAATTGATGGATTTCTTATTATGCATCGCCCTATGGCAACTCTTTGTTGCTCTCCTCCAGAAAGCTCCTTAGGTTTTTTGTCTAATAGATATTCAAATCCTACACCAAGAATTTTTGCTGTTTCCTTTATTTTTTCATCAATCTCTTTTTCAGGGGTTTTTTTAATCCAGAAAGGAAAAGCTAAATTTCCTCTTGCTTTATAGTGGGGATAAAGGGCATAGTTCTGAAAAACCATGCCAATTTTTCTTTCATAAGGAGAAAGTTCTGTTACGTCTTCATTATTAAAAAATATTTTTCCTTCATCGGGTCTTTCTAAACCTGCAATTATCTTTAAAAGGGTAGTCTTACCACATCCTGAAGGCCCTAATATGGATATGGTTTTGCCAGGGGGTATTTTAAAGTTTATGTTTTTAAGAGCATATAAGATTTCATTTTTTGTTTTAAAAGTTTTTGTGATGTTTTCTAATCTAACTTCTATACTCATTTTTTATATGTTAAAAATTTTCTCATCTATAGGTAAGTTTATTTTAAAGTTTCTATATATTCTTTTATGGACTAATTCGTTTTGTCCATTTATATTTTCGTATTGCTCCAATTGAATTGGGACGAAGGTATTCTTTTCTACATATATTCTCTGCATGGAATAATTATATAAACGATCTTTGCTTTCCCCAATTTCAATAACATAACAATTGTATCCAAATATACTTACCTCTTTTATAGATTTGGGCTTATATTTACTCAGTATGTCAAGAATGTAGTCAAAAGTTAGCTCATTTATTCTTCCCTTTCTTATAGAAAGCACAATGGGGTCGTCTATGTTTAGAGATAAAGGTATAAAGCTTAAAACTCCTCCTTTTTTATATCTTATTCTATTGTTTTGGTACACAATGGTGGTTCCTTTGTCTTTTCCTTCAAGGACTTCCAGTCTTAATTTATCTGGTTTTTGAAAGTAGTATTCATAGGTTACGTTTTCTTCAGTATTTCCAGCTTTATTATAGACTTCGAGGATACAGTAAAAACTTTGAAGATTCCTGTAGAAAGATGACATCCTTTCCAAAATCTCTTCGTAAGATATAGCATACGATAAGCTTATTACTAAAAGGAGGAGTAGGAGGATTAAAGTTGTAAACCTTGCAGTCTTCATTTCAAAACTCCTCAGTTTTAATATGTTCATAAGTGTCTATAGTCCCATAAATGTCCTTTCCAAAATATAAAAGGGGTTTAAATTTTTCAGGAATGTAGGTATTTTTGAAAAATTCTTCGTGGGCTTGAGCATACTGTACTCTGCCAATTATAATATGATGATCCGCAGGAAGATCAATGATTCTCTCAAGGGTACATTCAATATGAGCTAAACACTCTTTAACTATAGGAGATCTTATTTTCTTTGCGGGTATAGGCGTAAGATTTGATTTTTTGAATTTGTTTATCTTTCTTCCCGAGTATCTTCCACAAATAAATACCGCTTTTCTTAATGAGTAATCTGGTATATTTATTGCAAAATCTCCTGTTTCTTTAATTAGTTCGTAGGTATATCTTTCAGGTCTTAAGCTTATACTAATAAGAGGAGGATTTATGCTTATAGGGGTTATCCATGAAGCCGACATTACATTTGGATTGTTATTTTTTCCAATACTTGTTATAAGTATTCCTGGCAATGGATGTATTAGATAGACGAAATTTGATTTTACCTCGTGATACATAGATTCCTACCTCTATAATTTTAAGATCCATTCAAAGTCATAATTTTTAGAGGAAAAAACTCCATTTTTATATTCTAATTTTTCAGTTTCTAAGAAAGCTATTATTTGAGCTCCAAATTTATTTAAATCTTTTGTCTTAGCATATTCTTTAACTGCAGAAAGGGCGAAGTTTAGAAATAATGTTTTTCCGTTATATAAGTCTTTATCGTCTTGGGTATAAAGTACTATGTTTATACCGGTCTTTTCAGGAAGATTAGAAGAACTTAGGGGAGCTACTAAATTTTTAAGGATTCTGTTTATCATAGACGGATAGGGGAGTCCTTTTTGGTGAAGTTTGGTGTAAAAGGATAAGTTTAAACCAATTGCAGGATGGTATATAGGTATACCCATTCTAAAGGTGTCATCAAGGGCTTTTAAGTCTTTTTCCAAATTTGTTTTTGACAAGCTATCAAAGGTTAGTACATGTAAAATAAAAATTGTAGCCTGCCTTTTAGGGGGTTGAGTTTTTGTGGGAGTTTGAGTTTGGGCAAAGACTAAGGTCAGCAAGAAGCATAGCAATAATAGCATTACAAGAATGTTATTCTTTTTCATTTTATCCTCCTCTGTAAATTAATTTCAGCTTAAACTATTATATAATAGTTTATCATGAATAACCAATTTGATGGTGAAAAGAAAATATTCATAATACCCTCAAAGAAGAAAAAAGAATTTCTTGAGAGAGTTGAAAGGGATCTTAATGAGGAACAAAGAAAGATAGTCTTAGAATCAGATGGCCCCTCTTTAGTTATTGCTGGGCCAGGA from Dictyoglomus turgidum DSM 6724 includes:
- a CDS encoding uroporphyrinogen decarboxylase family protein, translating into MMISEKKRLVIPLLGAPGIKLTGTTLKQNLIDPSIQFKTLYKILERFNPDGIFPFMDLTVEAEALGLKIDFPENENPSVREHPIKDREALAELKRKWNGISGRMKVFIKVCEMMVKEFDRIKGGYVIGPFTLAGELMGVNDLGINVLEEPEFVKEVVEFTTKVILEYAKVLFETGIDVVAVLEPTAVILSPQLFKEFSMKYFKYLSSEIKRPLIYHICGNTKHLIEDMGKSGAWGLSLDSAVDLKWASEIVPSKVNLIGNLDPVGVFLQGSPEMVYERTWKLLERMKDVENFILSSGCDIPVGTPLENIDAFMQAAKNF
- a CDS encoding homocysteine biosynthesis protein translates to MAKTIEEINEKIRQGKAVVVTAEEMIDIVREKGVEKAAKEVDVVTTGTFGIMCSSGIYFNIGHTKPKIKLGGGRVYLNGVPAYAAYAAVDLFLGANALPDDDPRNKYYPGDFEYGGGHVIEDLVSGKEIRITAQAYGTDCYPRKFLDAYITIHDLNEAVLFNIRNAYQNYNVAVNSSDKTIYTYLGMLKPRFGNANYSSAGQLSPLLNDPYYKTIGIGTRIFLGGGIGYVAWHGTQHNPNVERTERGIPKGGAGTLAVIGDLKQMSSEWLRGVSMKGYGVSLAVGIGVPIPILNEEIAFYTSVSDEDILAPVVDYATAYPNRESDVIAYVTYKELRSGEIELFGKKVPTSPLSSYFKARRIAEILKEWIKEGKFLLTSPSAPIPGVESGIKFKPFSGKEVLEEVEKR
- a CDS encoding NIL domain-containing protein, yielding MRTERIVLHFPKELADKPIIVNLVKKFDLDFNILKATITPDAEGVMVLEISGEDDNFLKGIEYLKDLGVSIQPLSKDVIWLEEKCVHCGYCVSYCPTKALYRNEKTLMVGFDSQKCTACGVCIEICPYNAMEMKIFV
- a CDS encoding UPF0280 family protein, encoding MSSDKYIERTYRKYMRAPDLVSFQVKVQESDLYILAKKDLRKEAEKLLIFYRRQIEDYILKDPVFKLTLTPYKPKGNAPEIVKEMSFWSEKAGVGPMASVAGAIAEYIGKELLNYSDEIIVENGGDIFISTKRERKVAIFAGESPWSNKIGVLIPPGTTFGVCTSSGTVGPSLSFGVADAVMIVSPSAIFSDALATTLGNMIKTDKDIEVALEFAQRFPEVIQVVIVYGKHLGVWGNLKLIRL
- a CDS encoding SHOCT-like domain-containing protein; this encodes MKEERYKILKLVEEGRIKADEAEELIKTLEETSKKEKRYLRVNVIENGKNIVNINVPLSLLKWGLKFANTYAEKYGEKVEISPEEIENLVNDPDFRGKLVDINTPEDNVQVIIEIV
- a CDS encoding DUF2089 domain-containing protein, with the protein product MPHPLPRCPICGNEMVIKKLECPNCKITIEGEFWVNRLASLPQEELEFLELFLKTRGNVKEMERILKLSYPTVRSKLDSILKKLGLLSEEEEEPKDKVKWIINKLERGEITVQDALKILEEGEDV
- a CDS encoding ABC transporter permease; the protein is MKTQLKENLKLALYSLKSNKLRSFLTILGIIIGVFSVVLLISIGEGAKNQTLQIIENLGSNTLIIFPSALETGGTFTSIQIQRTRRGIPQLFNYNDLLYLRALFKNELLVSSLISSYYNVYYQIFPLEATVHGTDNDGLLINRDSISEGRFFTSYEQNAKEKVCIVGPKVAKNIAINYKEAINKIIKIGDHNFRIIGVLKERGYNQSLGDLDSRIIIPLTTALMLKGDQILNFLIVQVRDSKNIEIYRQKLIFVLKQRRGKLNFVIAKQEDLLSAMNDILNILTLTLAGIAAISLIVGGIGIMNIMLVSVTERYKEIGIRKAIGAKKKDILIQFLTESGFLGMIGGTLGIGLSIITGEILSRFEVPYNLSYSTLILGFLFSLFIGLIFGVLPAMRAANLDPIQALRSE
- a CDS encoding efflux RND transporter periplasmic adaptor subunit, which produces MKRILIVVFIIIALALTIFYKLNNTLSVKVERVNRKNLNLTINLSGNLSFLRKIEIYPKISGTVREVRVKPGDKVKKGEVLAIIDAEDLKKQIEQIKNIIELAKISSAFSTFNPQSEIKISQDQIKTLESYYESLNKLYEERIIRSPINGIIAKINISPLETVQASQNNLNLNNLLGNFANLLNMFNLSLPQNNPAFIVIDPTSLNAILKVDENNILKIKEGQKAVVNVDALDQNPWEGKVASISKIPSLNKDGTYSYEIYIPLPQLGEMVVEGMTISATINIGEKKNILTIPLNAITFKEGKTYVYLYENGRAKEKEIMIGDMTLDEIEIKEGLREGDLVIISPIDKISNNMKVKIENSIK
- a CDS encoding ABC transporter ATP-binding protein; its protein translation is MSIEVRLENITKTFKTKNEILYALKNINFKIPPGKTISILGPSGCGKTTLLKIIAGLERPDEGKIFFNNEDVTELSPYERKIGMVFQNYALYPHYKARGNLAFPFWIKKTPEKEIDEKIKETAKILGVGFEYLLDKKPKELSGGEQQRVAIGRCIIRNPSIMLFDEPLSNLDAKLRVITRAQLKRLLVMFNTTSVYVTHDQTEAISIGDLIGIMNNGEIIQIGTYDEIANNPQNAFVASFFGKPSMNLIEVKVINSQIIWRNKGIPLEKPIEDGEYLLGFHGRDVLINPDGDIKGEIYFIDGTPADPSKILHIQLEDNTSIKIEIKSGEIYRCGENISFSLPKRIYLFKKSTGERVV
- a CDS encoding LolA family protein is translated as MKTARFTTLILLLLLLVISLSYAISYEEILERMSSFYRNLQSFYCILEVYNKAGNTEENVTYEYYFQKPDKLRLEVLEGKDKGTTIVYQNNRIRYKKGGVLSFIPLSLNIDDPIVLSIRKGRINELTFDYILDILSKYKPKSIKEVSIFGYNCYVIEIGESKDRLYNYSMQRIYVEKNTFVPIQLEQYENINGQNELVHKRIYRNFKINLPIDEKIFNI
- a CDS encoding flavin reductase family protein; amino-acid sequence: MYHEVKSNFVYLIHPLPGILITSIGKNNNPNVMSASWITPISINPPLISISLRPERYTYELIKETGDFAINIPDYSLRKAVFICGRYSGRKINKFKKSNLTPIPAKKIRSPIVKECLAHIECTLERIIDLPADHHIIIGRVQYAQAHEEFFKNTYIPEKFKPLLYFGKDIYGTIDTYEHIKTEEF